The Triticum aestivum cultivar Chinese Spring chromosome 3A, IWGSC CS RefSeq v2.1, whole genome shotgun sequence genome includes a region encoding these proteins:
- the LOC123061734 gene encoding cytidine deaminase 1, producing the protein MGEERMTAKPEAVELPGFVMSADEAERAAAAAGVETVEDLLPLLIPSAMRRARPPISRFPVGAVGLGESGRVYAGVNLEFVGAPLSQAVHAEQFLIANAAAAGEPALRAIAVSHMPCGHCRQFLQEIRGAAGIRILVTSDAADGCAAEWRSLASLLPRPFGPHDLLPKDAPLVLEPHDNRLGDPVDAAANGFAAGDLEGRLKDAAEAAARAAHAPYSGCPSGFAVADGEGKVYAGGCLESAAYNPTLGPVQTAIIAMIAASGGSAGDVVAAALVEKEGAVAAQEATARVFLAAVAPQASFHVYKYRSSDV; encoded by the coding sequence ATGGGGGAGGAGAGGATGACGGCGAAGCCCGAGGCCGTCGAGCTGCCAGGATTTGTGATGAGCGCCGACGAGGCGGAGCGCGCGGccgcggcggccggcgtggagACGGTGGAGGACCTGCTGCCCCTGCTGATCCCTTCCGCGATGCGGCGCGCGCGCCCCCCGATCTCGCGGTTCCCCGTGGGCGCCGTCGGGCTGGGCGAGAGTGGGCGCGTCTACGCCGGCGTGAACCTCGAGTTCGTCGGCGCCCCTCTCTCCCAGGCGGTCCACGCCGAGCAGTTCCTCATCGCCAACGCCGCTGCCGCCGGGGAGCCCGCGCTCCGCGCCATCGCCGTCTCCCACATGCCCTGCGGCCACTGCCGGCAGTTCCTCCAGGAGATCCGCGGCGCCGCCGGGATCCGCATCCTGGTGACCTCCGACGCCGCCGACGGCTGCGCGGCCGAGTGGCGCTCGCTGGCGTCGCTCCTGCCCCGCCCCTTCGGCCCCCACGACCTCCTCCCCAAGGACGCCCCCCTCGTCCTCGAGCCGCACGACAACCGTCTCGGCGATCCCGTTGACGCCGCCGCCAATGGCTTCGCCGCCGGCGACCTGGAGGGGCGCCTGAAGGAtgccgcggaggcggcggcgcgcgcggcgcaCGCGCCGTACAGCGGGTGCCCGTCGGGGTTCGCGGTGGCGGACGGTGAAGGGAAGGTGTACGCCGGGGGCTGCCTGGAGTCCGCGGCGTACAACCCGACGCTGGGCCCCGTGCAGACGGCCATCATTGCGATGATTGCCGCCTCCggcggctccgccggcgatgtggTGGCGGCAGCGCTGGTAGAGAaggagggggcggtggcggcgCAGGAGGCGACGGCCAGGGTCTTCCTGGCCGCTGTGGCGCCGCAGGCGAGCTTCCACGTGTACAAGTACAGGTCGTCCGATGTGTGA